AAATGGGTTGAGCGATACTTTATTACCGACAATGTTGGGCGTGATAAAGTTACCTTCCAGAAACTGCACTCCCCAAAACATGAGAGCTACTCCAAAGGGGTACCAAAGAGAGTCTTTAGTAAGAAAGGCAAAAAGAATAGGAAGCAAAGAACCGATAAAAACACCAATATAAGGAATAACCGTCAGCATAGCTGCTAACAGGCCAAAGAACATAGCGTGCTCTATTCCAATTAGCATTAAGCCTGTGGTATTAAGAATGGCCAGTATAATAATAACTGTAAAAAGGCCTAGTACATATGCTCTTACTACTGAAGAAACTCTTCTGATGGTATCTCCTAATTTATCATGATGCCTTACCGAAAAAACTTTGTAAAGGAATGAGACAAAAAATGAGCGATAGTAGAGCAAAAAGAAAAGTGAAATAAATATAAGTACAAAGGAGGTAAAAAAGTCGGCGGTAGCAGATAAGGTTGAAGATAAAATAGACGTACTGCTGGTTACGAAATCGTTAATAGAATTTTTTAAATAAGCAGTCTGCTCACTTTCCTCTACTCCAAACTGTGTCTCTAGCCAATCATGCCCCTGATCAATAAACCCTTCAAACTTTTGTCCGATCTCTGACAAATCCTGCGTAATTGCTCTAACCTGATAGGAAATAAAGTAAAAGGTGAAAAACAATACCGCAAAAATAGCTATAATAGAGATGATAGAACTCAATCCTCTGGGAAACTTCCAGCTTTCCAACTTATTGCAAAGTGGCTGAAGTATAAAAGCAAAAATCAATGCCGTTAACAATGGAACAAACAAGGAACGCCCCACTATCATCACGAAGAAAAGCATGATCAGACCAAAGAGAACGATAAAAAATTTAAGATAGGAAGGTATTCTTAGCATACAATTATCATCATTAATTGGGGTTAACAGTAACACTATAACTGCATATAGCAGTCTTAAGTTGCGCCGTATAAGGCTATATCATACTATTTATTTTATGCTTGCAGATATGGTGATTTTAATATTCAGCGGAATGCTTAAGCCAGGCATACTGTTAATGGATTAAAATTTGTAGAAATCTTGTTATTAAGCAAAATAATCTGATATGAAACAATATAGATTACAAATATTGACGCTGTTTCTGGCAGTCTCATTATTTTCTTGTAAAGAAGAAGACGTAGTCTCAGATAATACAGCTGGAGCTCAAACCTTTACCAGAACAGATTCGCTAAAGTTATTCGTAGCTCAGGTAATGGAGGAGTGGTATTTATGGAACGACATTATTCCGGAGCTTAATGTTGATGATTACGATACTCCTGATGATGTTTTGTATGCCATGATGAATAAAGACCTGGATAAATGGTCGTACATACAGGAAGAAGAAGCTTATAACGCATATTTTGAAAATGCGCAGTACGAAGGTTATGGTTTTAGAATGGCATTTGATGAAGATGATAACCTTAGAGTAGCCTTTGTGTATAATGACTCTCCTTTTGGCAGAGCTGGTGTTAAAAGGTCCTGGATCATTGATAAAATTGATGGTGTACGCCCTAAAGAGCTAAACGATAAAGGTTTACTTTCTCAGGCCCTGGAAGGTAATACCCACAAATTTGAAATGCTCTTACCTGATGGTAGCCGCAAGATTGAATCACTAAGCAAGAGCACTATTGGCATTAATACAGTGCTTACAGATAATGTGTACAGCATAGGTAGCCATACCATAGGTTACCTGGCTTTCAACAGCTTTTTGGCCACATCTGAAGAAGAACTGATACAGACTTTTCAAAAATTTAAAACGGCTAATATTGATGAGCTCATAATTGACCTACGCTACAACGGTGGCGGCAGAACTAACATTGCCGAATGGATGGCAAGTAATATTATTGGCGATCTTGGTAAGGGTAAAAACTTTATTGAGTATCAGTTCAATCAGCTACAGTCCGAGCAAAACAGAGTAGAAGCCTTTAATGAAGCTGAAATCCCATTAAATCTGGATAGGGTTATTTTTATCACTTCCCGGTCTTCAGCTTCTGCCAGCGAGCTGTTGATCAATGGTTTGAGACCATTTATAGATGTAGTGCTTATTGGCGATAATACTTACGGTAAGCCAGTGGGTAGTTTTCCTTTTTTCTTTAGCGGTTATGCGATAAGCCCTATTTCCTTTAAGGTACTTAACGATCAGGGCGTTGGAGAGTATTATCAAGGATTAGTGGCCGATGCCTACGTCGCTGATGACCTGAATTATGAGCTGGGAGATACCAATGAGGCTCGTCTTCAGGAAGCACTTTATTATATCAAAAATGGTATTTTTTCTTCGGCAAGTGCCCGGCAGCAACCACTTAGCAAAATACAACAGATTGAACTTGAAGGTTTCCGCCGTGAAATTGGCGCCTTCTAAACATATTTCATCATAAGAATCTTTAAATTGGGGCTTGTGCCCCTTTTTTGTTTACTATCTCAGATTTCGTCCATTACCATAATTATGAACTACCGTAACTTATCACATCTTTATAAAGCTGTTCTCTTTGTCTCTTTCTGTATAATAGCTTTTGCTTGTGAAGACAACAGCCCTGAGCTAGAAGTAAAAAACAACTATCTGATAGATTATGAATTGCTTGCTACAGTAGAAGCAGAGCAACTTAAGCTCGCTGCACAAATATTTCAGCCTGGCTATGACGTTTCTGCCATATCTTATGATTCTGAAATATATAAAGTTTCTTACAAGGCAGAACATCAGGGAGATACGGTTAAAGCTTCGGGCCTGATTTGTATACCTTTAGCCTCCAAAAATGATGACTTTCCTTTTCTATTAGGGTTTCATCCTTCTATTGGAAGCCAGTCTGAAGCACCAAGCAATTATAGTGGCACTTTCCAGTCTGGTCTGGAACTCTTTGCAGCTTTAGGTTATGTGGCTATTATTCCAGATTATATAGGATTTGGAGAGAGTGGCTCTCTTCCGCATCCATATTTAATAGAAAAGTCTGTGGGCAAAAATAGTGAGCTCATGCTTAGAGCAGCCGTAGAGATGCTTGAAGAATTAGAGCAAAACTATAGTCAGGAGCTAAGCTTTATCGGCTATTCACAAGGTGGATACAATACGGTAGCGGCACTTAATTATTTTGAAAACGAAGCTCAGTTTGACAGCTGGCAGCTTACTGCGGCTGCCGCGGGTGGAGCTGTGTTTGATTTGCATCTTTTTAGAGAACAGTTAGCCAATAGAATGTCTTACGAATCACCAGAATCGCTAGGCTACCTTATCTACGCATATCATGAGTATTATGAGCTATCTGGCGGGTACGATCAGTATTTTCAGGATATCTTGTCCACGCAAATCCCTTACCTATATGGTAATGAGCTTACGCTGAGCCAAATAAGGTCCAGATTAAGTACCGATCTGAGCAAGTTATTGAATGAAGAATTCAGGCTAGGTCTAAAAACTTTGGATAATAATGCTTTTGATCAAGCATTAAGCGAAAATAGTATTGCTCCGTGGCGTGTAAAAGCTCCCTTACATATTTTTCATGCCAGCCAGGATTCAGTGATTTCCATAGAAAACAGCAAAGCATTTTATGAAGCTGTGCAAAGCAAGGGTAGTCAGGCTGTAGAGTTTACCGAGCTGACCACCCCTGATTCTCATAGCGATGCAGGGGCACCTATGTTGTTGGCAGGTGTACTCTGGCTGTTAGAGATGCAAGAAAACTAGTCAGATATTTTAGCATTCTCAGGTTTGGCAAACTGACTTTGATCAGGCTCACTCTCTTTGAGTACAACATTGAGGTAACGGTTGGGGTAATACAAATCCCCAAGGCTATCGCCGGTCCACTTATACCTTCTACTTACTAGCGGTAGCTTTACACCATTTACATCCTGCCATTCTGAGTACCAACGTGCACCATATTTATCTTCCGGTTTACCCGAGAAATAAGTTACTGTATACAATAGTAGTTCCATCTGGTGAGTCTCCTGATCTACATATATTATGTACTCATCATCAGGTGAATCTCCTACCCCACTTTCATAGGTAAAACGAAGCACATCATAGGTTTTACCCTGAAACTCACGATCTTCCAGCTCTTCATAGATAACTCCGGGATCAGCAAATGCGAATGGAAGTGAGAAGAAGTAAAACTGAAGATTATGATAAAACTTGGCAGAGCCTCCTGAAAATTCCTCTTCATTTCCTATATACCAAACTTGTGAACCATCAAAACCAACAGAATACTCTTCATTTTTTAAAAGTACTTTTCTGTTTTTCAAATCAATTGTCTGATGATCTACAAAAGTAGTATCCATATACAAATCGTACTCAAGCAGCCTCATTTTATTCCACTGTTCAATACCACCGTGCGCATCCAGTACTTGCTGAAACAGTTCAGGGTATTCTCTGGTTTGGGGTTCATTAGGGGAGTTTTCATTACTTTTCTGTCCTTCTGTACAGGAAAACAATAAGGACGCACTTAGCAGAAACAGTACTAGCTGGAGTGATCTTTGATGATAAACCATTCGCCATTAATTTTTTTAAATATTAAACTAAAATATCCTTCTAGATTGTCAGTAGATCGTTTTAGTGTCCACTTACCAATCATGCTGTAGTATTCGGATGACAGCTGATTTAGTTGTATGATATTAAAGTTTAACTGACCCATACTAGTACGATCAGGATAACTTTTTCGGTACCGTTCTAGTGTATTCTGATAACCGTATACAATACCATTTTTACCTATAAACATCAGTGAATCAGAGGGTAAGTAGCCTTTCATAAAACAGTCCAGGTTTCCTTCATTCCAGCATCTTTGCTG
This window of the Porifericola rhodea genome carries:
- a CDS encoding AI-2E family transporter; its protein translation is MLRIPSYLKFFIVLFGLIMLFFVMIVGRSLFVPLLTALIFAFILQPLCNKLESWKFPRGLSSIISIIAIFAVLFFTFYFISYQVRAITQDLSEIGQKFEGFIDQGHDWLETQFGVEESEQTAYLKNSINDFVTSSTSILSSTLSATADFFTSFVLIFISLFFLLYYRSFFVSFLYKVFSVRHHDKLGDTIRRVSSVVRAYVLGLFTVIIILAILNTTGLMLIGIEHAMFFGLLAAMLTVIPYIGVFIGSLLPILFAFLTKDSLWYPFGVALMFWGVQFLEGNFITPNIVGNKVSLNPFAVILALYVGGMVWGAIGMIMAIPITAALKVVFDVVEPLKPYGYLLGYPSENNDSDTNDKVQKLMQKVKEKA
- a CDS encoding S41 family peptidase, whose translation is MKQYRLQILTLFLAVSLFSCKEEDVVSDNTAGAQTFTRTDSLKLFVAQVMEEWYLWNDIIPELNVDDYDTPDDVLYAMMNKDLDKWSYIQEEEAYNAYFENAQYEGYGFRMAFDEDDNLRVAFVYNDSPFGRAGVKRSWIIDKIDGVRPKELNDKGLLSQALEGNTHKFEMLLPDGSRKIESLSKSTIGINTVLTDNVYSIGSHTIGYLAFNSFLATSEEELIQTFQKFKTANIDELIIDLRYNGGGRTNIAEWMASNIIGDLGKGKNFIEYQFNQLQSEQNRVEAFNEAEIPLNLDRVIFITSRSSASASELLINGLRPFIDVVLIGDNTYGKPVGSFPFFFSGYAISPISFKVLNDQGVGEYYQGLVADAYVADDLNYELGDTNEARLQEALYYIKNGIFSSASARQQPLSKIQQIELEGFRREIGAF
- a CDS encoding alpha/beta hydrolase family protein — translated: MNYRNLSHLYKAVLFVSFCIIAFACEDNSPELEVKNNYLIDYELLATVEAEQLKLAAQIFQPGYDVSAISYDSEIYKVSYKAEHQGDTVKASGLICIPLASKNDDFPFLLGFHPSIGSQSEAPSNYSGTFQSGLELFAALGYVAIIPDYIGFGESGSLPHPYLIEKSVGKNSELMLRAAVEMLEELEQNYSQELSFIGYSQGGYNTVAALNYFENEAQFDSWQLTAAAAGGAVFDLHLFREQLANRMSYESPESLGYLIYAYHEYYELSGGYDQYFQDILSTQIPYLYGNELTLSQIRSRLSTDLSKLLNEEFRLGLKTLDNNAFDQALSENSIAPWRVKAPLHIFHASQDSVISIENSKAFYEAVQSKGSQAVEFTELTTPDSHSDAGAPMLLAGVLWLLEMQEN
- a CDS encoding DUF6503 family protein translates to MVYHQRSLQLVLFLLSASLLFSCTEGQKSNENSPNEPQTREYPELFQQVLDAHGGIEQWNKMRLLEYDLYMDTTFVDHQTIDLKNRKVLLKNEEYSVGFDGSQVWYIGNEEEFSGGSAKFYHNLQFYFFSLPFAFADPGVIYEELEDREFQGKTYDVLRFTYESGVGDSPDDEYIIYVDQETHQMELLLYTVTYFSGKPEDKYGARWYSEWQDVNGVKLPLVSRRYKWTGDSLGDLYYPNRYLNVVLKESEPDQSQFAKPENAKISD
- a CDS encoding YybH family protein is translated as MKILIILFSLLSGGIMELSGSDPADEEKILAIMDQQQRCWNEGNLDCFMKGYLPSDSLMFIGKNGIVYGYQNTLERYRKSYPDRTSMGQLNFNIIQLNQLSSEYYSMIGKWTLKRSTDNLEGYFSLIFKKINGEWFIIKDHSS